The proteins below are encoded in one region of Candidatus Moraniibacteriota bacterium:
- a CDS encoding RNA methyltransferase, with protein sequence MQEQQKCVLIIHNVRSAHNVGSLFRTADGAGIDYIFLTGYTPKPSKKSSVFTTKAEKELTKTALGAEESVPWKKSSSLSAVLATLREEGYEIVALEQSSKSVNYKAYIPKEKVALIVGNEVLGVDIKILKQCDVILEIPMWGKKNSLNVSVAGGIALYHISSILRG encoded by the coding sequence ATGCAAGAACAACAGAAATGTGTGCTTATTATTCACAATGTCCGGAGTGCTCATAATGTAGGTTCTCTTTTTCGTACTGCAGATGGAGCTGGAATAGATTATATTTTTCTTACAGGATATACTCCAAAGCCATCAAAGAAATCTTCAGTCTTTACGACCAAAGCCGAGAAAGAATTAACAAAGACAGCACTCGGAGCAGAAGAGAGTGTACCTTGGAAGAAATCATCGTCACTTAGTGCAGTCTTGGCCACACTTCGTGAGGAAGGATATGAAATCGTGGCACTCGAACAATCTTCAAAAAGTGTGAATTATAAGGCATATATACCAAAAGAAAAAGTCGCTTTGATCGTCGGAAATGAAGTTCTTGGAGTGGATATAAAGATTCTGAAACAGTGCGATGTCATACTCGAAATCCCGATGTGGGGAAAGAAAAATTCTCTCAATGTTTCGGTGGCAGGAGGTATTGCGCTTTACCATATATCAAGTATACTGAGAGGGTAA
- the lgt gene encoding prolipoprotein diacylglyceryl transferase gives MQEWWQHLPELINPIAFSIGFISFHWYALFFIGGTLASLFLGIFLIRKGESILSEEEMFDIFLFIFIGASIGGRVGYVLFYNLGFFLESPLSIFSPYDFHSGVWTGISGMSFHGGLIGAGIALFFFVQKQKNSGKNIAFWETSDFLSLLVPVAIFFGRLGNFLNVELYGRVTSVSWGMFFPTTLESNEVLRHPSALYEAFLEGIVLFFVLYFFRKKMPFLGLSTCLFLLGYAIVRFIGEYFREPDSQMGFFLGGAFSFGQVLSCVMIIVTAGIFFWLRKQNRAILMVR, from the coding sequence ATGCAAGAATGGTGGCAACATCTGCCTGAACTCATAAACCCGATTGCTTTCTCGATCGGTTTTATTTCATTTCATTGGTATGCACTCTTCTTTATTGGAGGGACTCTTGCTTCTTTATTTTTGGGAATTTTTCTTATTCGAAAAGGTGAATCCATACTGTCAGAAGAAGAGATGTTCGATATCTTTCTTTTTATTTTCATTGGAGCCTCTATTGGAGGACGAGTGGGATATGTCCTTTTTTATAATCTCGGTTTTTTTCTTGAATCGCCTCTTTCGATCTTCTCTCCGTATGATTTTCATTCAGGTGTTTGGACGGGTATTTCGGGCATGAGTTTTCACGGAGGATTGATTGGGGCAGGAATAGCGCTCTTTTTTTTCGTCCAAAAACAGAAGAATTCTGGAAAAAATATTGCTTTCTGGGAAACGTCTGATTTTCTTTCTCTTCTCGTTCCTGTGGCGATATTTTTTGGTCGATTGGGAAATTTTCTCAACGTGGAGTTATACGGAAGAGTGACAAGCGTCTCTTGGGGGATGTTTTTTCCAACCACTCTCGAATCAAATGAAGTTCTTCGTCATCCATCAGCTCTCTACGAAGCTTTCCTCGAAGGCATTGTTCTTTTTTTTGTTCTCTACTTTTTTCGAAAGAAAATGCCTTTCCTTGGATTATCGACCTGTCTCTTCCTTTTGGGTTACGCTATTGTTCGGTTTATAGGAGAATATTTTCGTGAGCCAGATTCTCAGATGGGATTTTTCTTGGGAGGCGCTTTTTCTTTTGGACAAGTTCTCTCATGTGTGATGATTATCGTCACTGCAGGTATTTTTTTCTGGCTTCGAAAGCAAAATCGTGCTATACTCATGGTACGATAG
- a CDS encoding Ig-like domain-containing protein has translation MLKKTQALLLVGMFSLVSVSIVLADKDQENDNNNENAISFTLEKKIEEFKSETIKKIEEKKTQNEQKTEKIKKQDEKTVQEIAKTVQKSETTIAQNKQEPKKVDIITKTEPTVKKVEYYVTPTKKEKENPSETKQEEIKSQEVTSEKIQSTDTKQKEDQSREIKKEERASSASSVIIPTYVGTAEKKDDGDFKLTVDANDTLPNGSYDLKTKLYQEDGTIIEGKKKTIAIENPVQTITLEDKKKFKNSEADTDSDGVPDKEEIRLNTNPLLADSDGDGFLDGDELKNGFNPLIFSPGDKSDKVAFESPKKGETIVKNVTENGVSTPVEETKQVITETRFAVNTIQIVTVTNADTKNGDTKNTDAVKKESTKKTTRFSGKALPNIFVTLYIFSDPIVVTVKTDADGNWSYDLDKEIPDGNHEVYVAVTDNVGKITSQSRALPFVKTADAIAIQPAQASATETAENATPLEKSKTQLWFTVFVIMTSCIGVALVFIGRRSSFIK, from the coding sequence ATGTTGAAAAAAACACAAGCACTTCTCTTGGTTGGAATGTTTTCTCTTGTCAGTGTAAGTATCGTTTTGGCTGACAAAGATCAAGAAAATGATAATAACAACGAAAACGCGATATCTTTTACGCTTGAAAAAAAGATAGAAGAGTTCAAATCAGAAACAATCAAAAAAATAGAAGAGAAAAAAACTCAAAATGAGCAAAAGACTGAAAAGATAAAAAAACAGGATGAAAAAACAGTTCAAGAAATTGCAAAAACGGTTCAAAAGTCAGAGACAACTATAGCTCAGAATAAACAAGAACCGAAGAAAGTAGATATCATTACAAAAACAGAACCTACCGTGAAGAAAGTAGAGTATTATGTGACGCCTACGAAGAAAGAAAAAGAGAATCCCTCGGAAACAAAGCAAGAAGAAATAAAATCTCAAGAGGTAACATCAGAAAAAATCCAATCTACAGACACAAAACAGAAAGAGGATCAATCTCGAGAAATAAAGAAAGAAGAGCGTGCATCCTCTGCTTCGAGCGTAATTATCCCAACATATGTCGGTACCGCAGAGAAGAAGGATGATGGTGATTTCAAACTGACTGTCGATGCCAATGATACATTGCCAAATGGTTCATATGATCTCAAAACGAAACTGTATCAAGAAGACGGCACGATAATCGAAGGGAAGAAAAAAACAATTGCGATAGAAAATCCTGTCCAGACTATTACTTTAGAGGATAAGAAAAAATTTAAGAATTCAGAAGCGGATACGGATAGTGACGGTGTTCCTGACAAAGAAGAAATTCGTCTCAATACGAATCCTCTTCTCGCTGACTCCGATGGTGATGGATTTCTCGATGGTGATGAACTCAAAAACGGATTTAATCCTCTCATCTTTTCTCCCGGAGACAAGAGTGATAAGGTAGCCTTTGAATCACCAAAAAAAGGAGAAACAATCGTGAAAAATGTTACAGAAAATGGAGTCTCTACTCCTGTTGAAGAAACAAAGCAAGTGATCACTGAAACTCGTTTCGCCGTCAATACAATACAGATAGTCACTGTCACAAATGCTGATACAAAAAACGGAGATACGAAGAATACAGACGCCGTCAAAAAAGAATCTACCAAGAAGACAACTCGTTTTTCTGGGAAAGCTCTGCCAAATATCTTCGTAACACTCTATATCTTTAGTGATCCGATTGTCGTAACAGTTAAGACGGATGCCGATGGCAATTGGTCGTATGATCTCGACAAAGAAATTCCTGATGGCAATCATGAAGTGTATGTCGCAGTGACTGACAATGTTGGTAAGATTACTTCTCAGAGTCGCGCGCTCCCGTTCGTCAAGACTGCTGATGCTATCGCCATCCAACCAGCTCAGGCTTCTGCTACAGAAACAGCAGAGAACGCTACTCCTCTCGAAAAATCCAAGACACAGCTCTGGTTTACTGTATTTGTGATTATGACGTCCTGTATCGGTGTCGCTCTCGTGTTCATAGGTCGTCGATCATCTTTCATCAAATAA